The following proteins come from a genomic window of Flavobacterium crocinum:
- a CDS encoding glycoside hydrolase family 30 protein: MKLNIKNTIKAFFFMTAVLAQVKCSSSNDVVENPPVVNPPVVNPPVTTNDVDFWLTKGDQSVLLAKQSGILGFGTTVNAYSTIEVKDSQKYQTVDGFGYTLTGGSVDVINQLNPTRRTALLQELFGSAENAIGVSYIRISIGASDLNAEPFTYNDLATGETDLNLAKFSLQKDKNLIAMLKEILAINPKILILATPWSAPIWMKDVNSFKGGKLKTEYYDVYAKYFVKYIQQMKAEGITIDAVTPQNEPLHDGNNPSMYMSAVDQGNFIKNNLGPAFKAASLNVKIIAYDHNCDNPNYPKTILADADAFPYVDGSAFHLYAGDISALLNVYNSYPTKNVYFTEQWTSSEGQFAGDLKWHLRNVIIGSMRNYSKNALEWNVANNSSFGPHTDGGCTMCKGAITITSGDAYQRNVAYYIIAHASKFVPMGSVRIESNSGGNLQNVAFVTPSGTKVLIVENDGTATETFNIKFNGKWVATSLEAGSVGTYTWK, from the coding sequence CGACAAACGATGTCGATTTTTGGCTGACAAAAGGTGACCAAAGTGTTTTACTGGCAAAACAATCCGGAATATTGGGATTCGGAACAACAGTAAATGCATACAGTACTATAGAGGTTAAAGATTCTCAGAAATATCAAACTGTTGATGGTTTTGGTTACACATTAACCGGAGGAAGTGTAGATGTAATCAATCAATTAAATCCAACAAGAAGAACTGCCCTTTTGCAGGAATTATTTGGCTCAGCCGAAAATGCCATCGGAGTAAGTTATATCAGAATAAGTATCGGGGCTTCAGATTTAAACGCTGAACCTTTTACTTACAATGATCTTGCGACAGGAGAAACAGATTTGAATCTGGCTAAATTTAGTTTACAAAAAGACAAAAATCTAATTGCTATGCTAAAAGAAATTCTGGCAATTAATCCTAAAATCTTAATCTTAGCAACACCTTGGTCGGCTCCTATTTGGATGAAAGATGTAAACAGTTTTAAAGGAGGAAAACTGAAAACAGAATATTACGATGTTTATGCCAAATATTTTGTAAAATACATTCAGCAGATGAAAGCAGAGGGAATCACTATTGATGCGGTAACACCTCAAAACGAACCACTTCATGACGGAAATAATCCAAGTATGTATATGTCTGCAGTTGATCAGGGAAATTTTATTAAAAATAACTTGGGACCTGCATTCAAAGCAGCAAGCTTAAATGTGAAAATTATTGCTTACGATCATAACTGTGATAATCCAAATTATCCAAAAACCATTTTGGCCGATGCTGATGCTTTTCCTTATGTTGACGGATCTGCATTCCATTTGTATGCAGGAGATATCAGTGCTTTACTGAATGTTTACAATTCGTATCCAACAAAAAATGTGTATTTCACAGAACAATGGACTTCATCAGAGGGACAGTTTGCCGGGGATTTAAAATGGCATCTTCGAAATGTAATTATCGGTTCAATGAGAAATTACAGTAAAAATGCATTAGAATGGAATGTCGCTAATAATTCAAGTTTTGGCCCTCATACAGATGGTGGTTGTACAATGTGTAAAGGAGCTATAACGATAACTTCCGGTGATGCTTATCAGCGAAATGTAGCGTATTATATTATTGCCCATGCGTCAAAATTTGTTCCAATGGGTTCTGTTAGAATCGAAAGTAATTCAGGAGGAAATTTGCAAAATGTAGCTTTTGTAACTCCTTCAGGAACAAAAGTTTTAATTGTTGAAAATGATGGAACTGCAACAGAAACTTTTAATATCAAGTTTAACGGAAAATGGGTGGCAACTTCTCTTGAAGCTGGATCTGTTGGAACATATACCTGGAAGTAA